One window from the genome of Grus americana isolate bGruAme1 chromosome 14, bGruAme1.mat, whole genome shotgun sequence encodes:
- the FAXDC2 gene encoding fatty acid hydroxylase domain-containing protein 2 produces MKKDSGYSTTAEQQKQEEKLWDALKITACVLGTGLLIITALANSVSWYVQNIWDALGHFWQTTWLKFYYLFEGNEWTIFLLGAALIPALAFWCFNGILMVADVTGKPAFITRYRIQLGKNDPVDTKKLRQAIYTVLCNQFCISLPMLVAMFYVMKWWGNTFSKELPTFHWFLVELSIFTLIEEILFYYTHRLVHLPLLYKHIHKKHHEWTAPIGVVSIYAHPVEHILSNTLPVMTGPMVMGSHIVSIAAWFSLALITTSISHCGYHLPFLPSPEFHDFHHLKFNQCYGVLGVLDYLHGTDTVFRKTKAYERHRVLLSLTPLSESIPEGPKRAE; encoded by the exons atgaaaaaagaCTCTGGATATTCCACCACGgctgagcagcagaagcag GAAGAGAAGCTCTGGGATGCCCTGAAGATCACTGCCTGCGTCCTTGGTACAGGCCTGCTCATAATCACTGCCTTAGCAAACTCTGTTTCTTG GTATGTGCAGAATATCTGGGATGCTTTAGGCCATTTCTGGCAAACAACATGGCTAAAGTTCTACTACCTGTTTGAGGGAAATGAGTGGACAATCTTCCTCCTTG GGGCTGCACTGATTCCTGCCCTTGCTTTCTGGTGCTTCAATGGAATCCTTATGGTGGCTGATGTAACAGGAAAGCCGGCTTTCATTACTCGCTATCGCATTCAGCTGGGCAAGAATGATCCT GTGGACACAAAGAAATTGCGCCAAGCCATCTACACAGTGCTGTGTAATCAGTTCTGTATCTCCTTGCCCATGCTTGTGGCCATGTTCTATGTCATGAAATGGTGGGGCAACACCTTCAGCAAGGAATTACCCACCTTCCACTGGTTTCTTGTGGAGCTAAGCATCTTTACCTTAATAGAGGAAATTCTTTTCTACTATACACACAG GCTTGTTCACCTCCCGCTCCTGTACAAGCACATTCACAAGAAGCACCATGAATGGACAGCCCCCATTGGTGTGGTCTCCATTTATGCTCACCCAGTAGAACATATA CTCTCCAACACGTTGCCTGTCATGACTGGCCCGATGGTCATGGGGTCTCATATTGTTTCAATCGCAGCCTGGTTCTCCCTCGCTCTCATAACAACAAGCATTTCGCACTGCGGCTACCACCTGCCCTTCCTACCGTCGCCGGAGTTCCACGACTTCCACCACCTCAA GTTCAACCAGTGCTACGGAGTCCTGGGAGTGCTGGATTACCTGCATGGAACGGATACAGTGTTCAGAAAAACCAAAGCCTACGAGAGGCACAGGGTCCTCCTCAGCCTCACACCACTCTCAGAAAGCATCCCGGAGGGACCCAAGAGGGCAGAGTGA